One genomic region from Gemmobacter aquarius encodes:
- the rlmB gene encoding 23S rRNA (guanosine(2251)-2'-O)-methyltransferase RlmB — protein sequence MKKPTWVVDKERGRRAEARETVWLFGIHAVRDALVNPAREKLRLVVTRNAADRLAEAIAESGMEPEIADPRRFDVPIDEGSVHQGAALEARPLNWGKLADVAISGAGKPLVVCLDRVTDPHNVGAVLRSAEVFGARAVIAPRHHSAPETGALAKTASGALERQPYLRVTNLADAMGELREMGYVLIGLDGDGTVELADALAGAGSRAVALVLGAEGPGLRDRTRETCDVVARIPFAGEFGSLNVSNAAAVGLYAASVR from the coding sequence ATGAAGAAACCGACATGGGTGGTGGACAAGGAACGCGGACGGCGGGCCGAGGCGCGGGAAACCGTCTGGCTGTTCGGCATTCACGCGGTGCGCGATGCGCTGGTGAACCCCGCGCGGGAAAAGCTGCGGCTGGTCGTCACGCGCAACGCGGCGGACCGGCTGGCCGAGGCGATTGCCGAAAGTGGCATGGAGCCGGAGATTGCCGATCCGCGCCGCTTCGACGTGCCGATCGACGAGGGGTCGGTGCATCAGGGTGCCGCACTCGAGGCGCGGCCGTTGAACTGGGGCAAGCTGGCCGATGTGGCGATTTCGGGGGCGGGCAAGCCTTTGGTCGTCTGTCTGGACCGTGTGACCGATCCGCATAACGTGGGGGCCGTGCTGCGGTCGGCCGAGGTGTTCGGGGCGCGGGCGGTGATTGCCCCGCGCCACCATTCGGCACCGGAAACCGGGGCGCTTGCCAAGACGGCGAGCGGGGCGCTGGAGCGGCAGCCCTATCTTCGGGTCACGAACCTTGCCGATGCGATGGGCGAGTTGCGCGAGATGGGCTATGTGCTGATCGGGCTGGACGGCGACGGGACGGTCGAGCTGGCGGATGCCTTGGCGGGCGCGGGCAGCCGTGCGGTGGCGCTGGTTCTGGGGGCCGAGGGGCCGGGCCTGCGCGACCGCACGCGCGAGACCTGTGATGTGGTGGCGCGGATACCGTTCGCGGGCGAGTTCGGGTCGCTGAACGTGTCGAACGCGGCGGCGGTGGGGCTTTACGCCGCTTCGGTGCGCTAG
- a CDS encoding dimethylarginine dimethylaminohydrolase family protein: MTTDASFRFTHAITRRPAASITHGLRAIDTGTPDLATMQAHHAAYTAALRATGATVIELAPLDPYPDSLFVEDTALCLPQGAILMRPGAPTRLGEAAAMEPHLRAIYSTVHVIEAPATIEGGDILVTGREILVGTSARTNDAGIAALNAITARWGYSLRRVQTPPGVLHFKTDCALLDATTILSTERLAASGCFAGYDLIHTAPGEEAAANVIRFNDTVLMPAGFPATKDRLTAAGYQVTEIPNTECAKLDGGMSCLSLRFTPS; this comes from the coding sequence ATGACAACCGACGCATCCTTCCGCTTCACCCACGCCATCACCCGCCGCCCCGCGGCCAGCATCACGCATGGTCTGCGCGCCATCGACACCGGCACCCCCGACCTTGCCACGATGCAGGCCCACCACGCCGCCTACACCGCCGCACTGCGCGCCACCGGCGCCACTGTCATCGAACTTGCCCCCCTTGACCCCTACCCCGATTCACTCTTCGTCGAAGACACCGCCCTCTGCCTGCCGCAGGGCGCCATCCTCATGCGCCCCGGCGCCCCCACCCGCCTCGGCGAAGCCGCCGCGATGGAACCCCACCTCCGCGCGATCTACTCCACGGTGCACGTCATCGAAGCCCCCGCCACCATCGAGGGCGGCGACATCCTCGTCACGGGCCGCGAAATCCTCGTGGGCACCTCGGCCCGCACCAATGACGCAGGCATCGCAGCCCTGAACGCCATCACCGCGCGCTGGGGCTACAGCCTGCGCCGCGTGCAAACCCCGCCCGGCGTGCTGCATTTCAAGACCGACTGCGCCCTGCTCGACGCCACCACGATCCTGTCCACCGAACGCCTCGCCGCCTCGGGCTGCTTTGCGGGCTACGACCTCATCCACACCGCCCCGGGCGAAGAAGCCGCCGCCAACGTCATCCGCTTCAACGACACCGTCCTGATGCCCGCAGGCTTTCCCGCCACCAAAGACCGGCTGACCGCCGCAGGCTACCAGGTCACCGAAATC
- a CDS encoding fimbrial biogenesis chaperone, producing the protein MRHLIARMVLVLTLAAATVAAADEFSVSPTRLRVPATERVATLTVMSSGSGVSDGQVRVMRWHNENGRNELEPTRDVTASPPSMRMKGNQEITIRLVRKSKKPVRGEECYRVLIDKLPKPAGSEPQVAFTVRQSVPLCFGGAP; encoded by the coding sequence TTGAGACACCTCATCGCCCGCATGGTACTGGTCCTGACGCTGGCAGCGGCCACAGTCGCGGCAGCAGACGAATTCAGCGTCAGTCCGACACGATTGCGCGTTCCGGCAACAGAGCGCGTCGCGACTTTGACGGTGATGTCGTCCGGGTCCGGGGTTTCGGATGGTCAGGTTCGAGTGATGCGATGGCATAACGAGAACGGCCGCAACGAGCTTGAGCCGACGCGGGATGTCACGGCAAGCCCGCCATCCATGCGGATGAAGGGCAATCAGGAAATCACGATCCGGCTGGTGCGAAAGTCGAAGAAGCCGGTGCGTGGCGAGGAGTGTTACCGCGTGCTGATCGACAAGCTGCCAAAGCCGGCAGGCAGTGAACCGCAAGTGGCTTTCACGGTGCGCCAATCTGTCCCGCTTTGTTTTGGTGGAGCGCCCTGA
- a CDS encoding fimbria/pilus outer membrane usher protein, translating into MIGIISCARPVAAQSFDETFGTVIGMEETEQLELLVMLNGRDTGVICTFTLVKATGALSASRADLADAGIEVPASMGRQIRLSELTTPVYDAARQTIEIDVPTAMLVPRVLLAHPPQEAPVAGSGWGMVLNYQLAAGLGDDIAAEGMRVGSLYAGLELRAYSPIGVLSVTGAASRPDADADADADAGVAWTRHDTRFVHVARSRMLMLTLGDFVSAGPSWSSALRMAGVQVRRDFSLDPSFLTDPQLSYSGVAVLPSALDVFVNNVKAWSGKVDAGPFVLGDLPMVTPQGEAVFVLRDASGREYVNRVPFFSTRNLLRKGVADYALQIGFPREDYGRTNLDYGSERIGSASLRYGISDWMTVGGHVAAASDLLLVGAGVDMAVFDRAELGLSVAQSQTDLSGGQLVAVALRTRVAGVDIRATERRRLGGFLDLGSYLSERQGGTDDPTGYRAADLERALSLSVPLGSGTGFASLSLVQTKRQAGEAVVLSASYARSIGSDGGSVRINTFLDLSDRSNSGLTVGLSFPFGADRRVDIQTGLTPRGLENQANLSRHAGQEVGDLGYRLAVYDRQSARSASFGVTHQGRYARSELTLRNQNSAVSAKGTATGSVVLGGGGVFAARRIADGLAIVDVGVPGIPVSLNNRPVAVTGRNGKALVGDLRSYQVNRLSIDPLTLPPTAWVNATAMDVVPMRQSGVSLSFGGGTDMSALVVLRDAAGAFLPVGTSVSLRGGDSVPVGYDGEVWIEGLKPRNDLTATTASGACHARFAYAPDPDGEQVVIDPVLCE; encoded by the coding sequence ATGATCGGCATCATATCCTGTGCGCGCCCCGTCGCAGCGCAGTCGTTTGACGAGACCTTCGGCACGGTCATAGGCATGGAGGAGACCGAGCAGCTCGAGCTTCTGGTTATGCTGAATGGCCGCGATACGGGCGTCATCTGCACGTTTACGCTTGTGAAGGCCACCGGGGCGTTGTCGGCTTCGCGTGCCGATCTGGCGGATGCCGGAATCGAGGTTCCGGCAAGCATGGGACGCCAGATCCGTCTGTCGGAGCTGACGACCCCGGTCTATGACGCGGCGCGCCAGACCATAGAGATCGACGTGCCCACGGCCATGTTGGTGCCGCGTGTGCTTTTGGCCCATCCGCCCCAAGAGGCGCCTGTTGCCGGGTCGGGCTGGGGAATGGTGCTCAATTACCAGCTCGCCGCCGGTCTGGGTGACGACATCGCCGCCGAGGGAATGCGCGTCGGCTCGCTTTATGCCGGTCTTGAGTTGCGGGCCTATTCGCCAATCGGGGTCTTGTCGGTCACGGGGGCGGCCAGCAGGCCGGATGCGGATGCGGATGCGGATGCGGATGCCGGGGTCGCATGGACGCGCCATGACACGCGCTTTGTCCATGTCGCCCGCAGCCGGATGCTGATGCTGACATTGGGAGATTTCGTGTCGGCTGGGCCAAGCTGGAGTTCGGCGCTGCGGATGGCCGGGGTTCAGGTGCGGCGCGACTTTTCGCTTGATCCGTCGTTTCTGACCGATCCGCAACTGTCCTATTCCGGCGTGGCGGTGTTGCCGTCGGCGCTGGATGTGTTTGTCAACAACGTAAAGGCCTGGTCGGGCAAGGTCGATGCCGGGCCTTTCGTGCTGGGCGACCTGCCCATGGTGACACCGCAGGGAGAGGCAGTCTTTGTGCTGCGTGACGCGTCCGGTCGGGAATACGTCAACCGCGTGCCGTTCTTTTCCACCCGGAACCTGCTGCGAAAGGGTGTCGCGGATTACGCGCTGCAAATCGGCTTTCCACGTGAGGACTATGGCCGGACGAACCTCGATTACGGGTCCGAGCGCATCGGGTCGGCCAGCCTGCGCTACGGGATAAGCGACTGGATGACCGTCGGGGGGCATGTCGCAGCGGCGTCTGATCTTTTGCTGGTCGGGGCGGGGGTGGATATGGCGGTGTTCGATCGTGCCGAACTGGGCCTGTCGGTCGCGCAAAGCCAGACCGACCTGTCCGGCGGGCAACTGGTCGCCGTGGCCCTGCGCACAAGGGTGGCCGGGGTCGATATCCGCGCAACCGAACGGCGGCGTTTAGGGGGATTTCTGGACCTCGGCTCATATCTGTCGGAACGGCAGGGGGGTACAGACGATCCGACCGGCTACCGCGCAGCCGATCTGGAGCGGGCGCTTTCGCTGTCGGTGCCGCTCGGGTCCGGCACGGGCTTTGCTAGCCTTTCACTGGTCCAGACGAAACGGCAGGCCGGGGAAGCCGTAGTCTTGTCAGCCTCTTATGCGCGATCCATCGGGTCTGACGGGGGATCGGTCCGGATCAACACCTTTCTCGATTTGTCCGACAGGTCGAATTCCGGTCTGACGGTCGGTTTGTCTTTCCCCTTTGGCGCGGATCGCCGCGTGGACATCCAGACGGGACTTACGCCACGGGGGCTGGAAAATCAGGCCAATCTGTCGCGCCATGCCGGACAGGAGGTCGGAGATCTGGGCTATCGTCTTGCGGTTTACGACCGGCAGTCGGCAAGAAGCGCTTCCTTCGGGGTGACGCATCAGGGACGCTACGCGCGCAGCGAGCTGACCTTGCGGAACCAAAACAGCGCGGTTTCGGCGAAGGGTACGGCGACGGGGTCCGTCGTTCTGGGTGGCGGCGGCGTCTTTGCGGCACGCAGGATCGCCGATGGCCTTGCGATCGTCGATGTCGGGGTACCCGGCATTCCGGTCAGCCTGAACAACCGGCCCGTCGCCGTCACAGGTCGCAACGGCAAGGCGCTGGTCGGTGATCTGCGATCCTATCAGGTAAACCGGCTGTCCATCGATCCGCTGACCCTGCCGCCCACGGCTTGGGTAAACGCGACCGCGATGGATGTCGTGCCGATGCGGCAGTCTGGCGTTTCGCTTTCCTTTGGCGGCGGCACGGACATGTCGGCCCTTGTCGTGCTGCGCGACGCTGCGGGTGCGTTCCTGCCGGTCGGAACATCGGTCAGCCTGCGCGGGGGGGACAGTGTGCCGGTCGGGTATGATGGCGAGGTCTGGATCGAGGGGTTGAAACCGCGAAACGACCTGACCGCCACGACGGCATCCGGTGCGTGCCATGCGCGCTTTGCCTATGCGCCCGATCCCGACGGAGAGCAGGTCGTGATCGATCCGGTGCTGTGCGAATGA
- a CDS encoding spore coat protein U domain-containing protein: protein MSVRLRFPLGIFVAFAFVSPSFADTATNTLAVNLNVVQTCTVASGTLSFPTDTFGTPIQSDPATITVTCNAGSTAPTITIGVGSNALAGVVPRRMKLSTGAEFLAYTLTSGATAIVTDTGMPLTDNADSTYSAALFATTTVPESATIGSYSDSVVMTVTYTN from the coding sequence ATGTCTGTCCGATTGCGCTTCCCCTTGGGGATATTTGTGGCTTTTGCTTTCGTCTCGCCCAGTTTCGCCGACACGGCCACCAACACCTTGGCTGTCAATCTGAATGTTGTTCAGACCTGCACGGTTGCTTCGGGGACACTCAGTTTTCCGACCGATACCTTCGGGACGCCCATTCAAAGCGATCCGGCGACGATCACGGTCACCTGTAATGCGGGGTCGACCGCTCCGACGATCACCATCGGGGTGGGGAGCAATGCCTTGGCGGGTGTCGTGCCGCGGCGGATGAAGCTGTCGACGGGTGCCGAGTTCCTTGCCTATACCCTGACCTCGGGGGCCACGGCGATTGTCACCGACACGGGCATGCCGTTGACCGACAATGCCGACTCGACGTATTCGGCCGCGCTTTTTGCAACCACGACGGTTCCGGAAAGCGCGACAATCGGCAGCTATTCGGATTCGGTGGTCATGACGGTGACTTATACCAATTGA
- a CDS encoding Csu type fimbrial protein: protein MTVHGYLGASVVAVCSCGAAAAQAALLCSVAIDPLVLGQVSLRDGFDNTTFGTALVSCSGGEPGATVQTCLHIGAGSGGGSSGLSPRFLQGAQMDRLGYQLTQGAAASAGGQLIDRLERDLELDATGAGTVDPLVYAEITDSGAMATAGNYVSRFTGPADVAFSYGQGGCTQAGDVNGFTVSATVTASCTVFASPMDFGLSTGTINDPIDSAAMLSVSCTNGVGYSIGLDGGQSSTATGRMMTSGAGGLAYGLFHDAGMSAPWTLAAGSTAIGAGTGTTEPLTIYGRVFGGQRAVTGQYADTVVIVIAY, encoded by the coding sequence ATGACGGTGCATGGCTATCTTGGCGCGTCGGTGGTGGCGGTGTGTTCGTGCGGTGCCGCAGCCGCACAGGCGGCTTTGCTGTGCAGCGTCGCTATCGACCCGCTGGTCCTCGGGCAGGTCTCGTTGCGCGACGGGTTCGACAACACCACCTTCGGTACGGCGCTGGTATCCTGTTCGGGCGGCGAACCGGGGGCCACCGTGCAGACTTGCCTACATATCGGCGCGGGCAGTGGCGGGGGGTCAAGCGGCCTGTCGCCGCGCTTCTTGCAGGGGGCGCAGATGGACAGGCTCGGCTACCAGTTGACACAGGGTGCTGCAGCCTCGGCGGGGGGGCAGCTTATCGACCGGCTGGAGCGCGATCTGGAGCTGGATGCCACCGGGGCCGGAACGGTCGACCCGCTTGTCTATGCCGAAATCACCGACAGCGGTGCGATGGCAACTGCGGGCAACTATGTCAGCCGGTTCACGGGTCCGGCGGATGTCGCTTTTTCCTATGGCCAAGGCGGATGCACACAGGCAGGCGACGTAAACGGCTTCACGGTCAGCGCCACGGTTACGGCCAGCTGCACGGTCTTTGCAAGCCCGATGGACTTTGGCCTGTCGACCGGAACGATCAACGACCCCATCGACAGTGCGGCGATGCTTTCGGTGTCCTGCACGAATGGCGTAGGCTACAGCATCGGTCTGGACGGCGGCCAGTCGTCGACCGCCACTGGCCGCATGATGACCAGCGGAGCGGGCGGGTTGGCCTATGGGCTGTTTCACGACGCCGGAATGTCGGCACCATGGACGCTGGCTGCCGGTTCGACTGCGATAGGTGCCGGAACCGGGACAACCGAACCCCTGACGATCTATGGTCGCGTGTTTGGCGGTCAGCGTGCGGTGACGGGGCAATATGCCGATACAGTCGTGATCGTCATTGCCTATTGA
- a CDS encoding MmcQ/YjbR family DNA-binding protein: MPDPATFRTLALSCEGTTEALHFDRRAFRRRVIFATLAPDGASANLRLAPDQQAHWCSLLPHALRPVPNNWGARGWTTLDLTTLDAAEAALLLRLAWQGAGGKSP; this comes from the coding sequence ATGCCAGACCCCGCCACCTTCCGCACCCTCGCCCTCTCTTGCGAGGGCACGACCGAAGCCCTGCATTTCGACAGGCGCGCCTTTCGCCGGCGGGTCATCTTCGCCACATTGGCACCGGATGGCGCCTCGGCCAACCTGCGCCTCGCGCCAGACCAGCAAGCGCACTGGTGCAGCCTCTTGCCGCACGCCCTCCGACCCGTCCCGAACAACTGGGGCGCGCGCGGCTGGACAACGCTCGACCTCACCACACTCGACGCAGCCGAGGCCGCCCTTCTGCTCCGCCTCGCATGGCAAGGCGCAGGCGGCAAAAGCCCCTAG